The Xiphias gladius isolate SHS-SW01 ecotype Sanya breed wild chromosome 9, ASM1685928v1, whole genome shotgun sequence genome window below encodes:
- the ddit4 gene encoding DNA damage-inducible transcript 4 protein — protein sequence MPALPASTYIGSSPPSPVDGSPRRLSWGKLVQRLTDFSTSANSSIELGYNNGSRSDLSDSGSDMSSDLSPSNEDLFYSPLEETILKEVVDLIARSLREAKDSDCALRCTKLLIPEKLLEHIGQELLHLAASEPCGLRGALIDLCVEQGAVCESMGQLSVDPYLVPTFQLTLVLRLESGGLWPKIQGLFSTKSPSTPVVRQAIKLSTGFRVIKKKLYCSEELVVEEC from the exons ATGCCTGCTCTCCCTGCATCAACCTATATCGGCAGCTCACCCCCGTCTCCGGTGGACGGCAGCCCCAGAAGGCTGTCCTGGGGCAAACTGGTGCAAAGACTGACTGATTTCAGCACATCGGCCAACAGCAGCATCGAGTTGGGGTACAACAATGGCAGCAGGAGTGATCTGTCAGACTCGG GGTCAGACATGTCCAGTGACCTGTCTCCATCTAATGAAGACCTGTTTTACAGTCCATTGGAGGAGACCATCCTGAAAGAGGTAGTGGACCTTATTGCACGAAGCCTAAGAGAGGCCAAAGACTCGGACTGCGCCTTACGATGTACCAAACTGCTCATCCCCGAGAAACTGCTGGAGCACATCGGACAGGAGCTCCTTCACCTGGCAGCTAGTGAGCCCTGCGGTTTAAGAGGGGCTCTCATTGACCTTTGCGTGGAGCAAGGGGCTGTCTGTGAGAGCATGGGGCAACTATCCGTGGACCCCTACCTTGTCCCCACCTTTCAGCTGACTCTGGTGTTGAGGCTGGAGTCTGGCGGGCTGTGGCCCAAAATCCAAGGACTCTTTAGCACAAAGTCTCCTTCCACCCCAGTAGTGAGACAAGCTATTAAACTTAGTACTGGTTTCCGTGTGATAAAGAAGAAACTGTATTGTTCTGAAGAACTGGTGGTTGAGGAATGTTGA